The sequence ACGATGCCTTGTCGGGCGCCGGTTGCGTGCGGAACAGGCACGGAAGCGGCACGGGAGAGATAGGCAGCCATGGTGAGAGCATTGTCGATACAAGACAATAATGCTACTTTTCAAAATATATCGGACAAATATTCACAAATTGGCAAAACGATGGAATCCCTCAACAGCATTGCGTTCTTCGTGCAGGCGGCGGAAACCCGCAGCTTCTCCGAAGCCGGACGCAACCTTGGCGTGTCCTCGTCTGCGGTGGGTAAAAGCGTGTCCCGTCTGGAGGAACGGCTGGGCGTGCGTCTGTTCCACCGTAGCACGCGCAGCATCACGCTGACCGCCGAGGGCACGCTGTTTCTCGAACGCTGCCGACGCATCCTTTGCGAAGTGGAAGCCGCCGAACTGGAGCTGGCCGAAACCCAACAAGCGCCACGGGGCCGGCTGCGCATCAGCCTGCCGCTGGTCGGGATGCTGGTCATGCCTGCTCTGACAGCCTTCATGCACCGCTATCCGGCCATCGAACTGGATGTGGATTTTTCGGATCGCCTAGTGGACGTGATCGAGGAGGGCTTCGATGTTGTGATGCGCACAGGTAAGCCGGCGGATTCGCGCTTGATGTCGCGCCCCCTTGGCAATTACCGGCTGAAACTTGTTGCTTCGCCGGATTACCTAGCGAGCCACGGGACACTCGAGGTTCCCGCCGATCTGGCGCACCACGCCTGCTTGCAGCACAAGTTCCCTAGCACGGGCAAGTTCGAGCCATGGCCGTTGAAACGCGCTGAAGATGCGTCGGAATGGGTATTGCCGGCCTCGATGGTGTGCAACACATCGGCAGCCTTGATGGACGTGGCCGTAGCGGGATTGGGTATCGCGTGCCTGCCGGACTTCATGGTGCGCCGAGCCATCGAGCGTGGAGAACTGACACCCGTGCTGGACGCGTATATAGAACACCAGGGCACCTTCCGACTGCTGTGGCCGTCGAGCAAGCACCTGTCGCCAAAGCTACGCGTGTTCATCGACTTCATGGTCGAGACGCTTTTTGCGGAGAAGGCTGTGGCGCAGGAGGAAAGCACGGAACTGACGACACACCATTGAACGCAGACATATCGCTTGGATGCTCGCGGTTACTGCACCACTTGAATGGCTCGCCCAAGCGTTTGCCGGGCCACTCAGCTACCCACGCTACTGACGCTTGAACGCCAGATAACTGCGGTGCGGATTTGGAGTACGCCAGATAAAACCCTCGACGTAGTAGTGCAGAAATGACAGCGTGAGGATAACGATACCAATCAGAGGCAGCTGCTGGTAATAGGTCAGCACGTAGGCAATCAGCCCAGACAACAGCGGCAACAGCAGCCAGACCGGCAATCGCGTAACACGGGCCATCCGGTAAATCAGGTTCACCGGTTGCTGGCGATTACGGTTGCTGTCGTGGCTTATGTAAATGATATACGCGGTTACATCATGGATAACGCGCGGAATCAGGATCACGAACAGGGTATAGCCGGCTTCATTGATGACAAAAGCCGACAGCAGCAAGGCGACATTACCCCACAGATACCAGACGCCGATCCGATGCCTGGCCTGCCAGGTCAACTGCCATGCCAGCACCATCACCGCAGCGCACAATGCGGCAGCCATATAGCGCAGCATCAGGTAAATATCCAGCGAACCCAGACTCAGCCGGCCTATATAGGTTGCGCCATAGACATTCATGTAGATGGCAAATCCGGCCAACACCGATAGCCATTTCCAAGCCCTGAATACAGGCGAAGGCGCAATGCCAAGCATCATCAGCGACAATCCCAACTGCTGCGCCAGCACATGGTAGATCGTGTAAAAGGCCAGGAATACGAACAACAACTGATAGCTCAGCGGCTGCGGGCCGACATAACCGAGCGTGGACAGCGCGGCAAAGCCCAGCAACGGCCACAACAGGCGGCGCCGATAGTGCTGCAGGTAATCACGGTCAGCCATGCTGACGAAACTGGCCACAATGTGCGGCAGACCAAATACCAGGGTCCAGAACGGCCAGTGCATGGGGTCATTGGGTAAGGACCGGCGCAGCCACCCGCCACCTGGCAGGCTATCCAGCAGCACTATCAGCAGCACCAGCGGAATCAGGGCATATAACCCCAGCAGCCAGCGGCAATCAACCTCGCGCAGCACCGGCAATGTAGTTGTTGTATCAACGCTCATGCCAGCATTGTTGGCCAGCCATACAGCCCCGGCAATCGCCTGAATGGGTCACCCTAGTGCTACAAGCGGGTCGGATCCAACTCAACACCCTGCGCCTTCAGCTCGTCATAAGCCCGATCCAGATCCTTGCGCAACTGCTCGGCAAACTGGGTCTGGCGCGACAACACCAGACGCATCGGCTGATTGTCCACGGCGATATGCGGCAACTCGTCCAGAGCGAAATCACTCAGCAGCGGCTCCACCTGACTGCGGTATTCCAGCAAATAATCCGCCCGCCCCAACAGCAGCATGCTGATCGCCCCCTGATGCGAAGCACTGCGGTGTATCGTGAGATTCAGTCCCGGATCATCCATGATCCGGCGTAGCCGGTCGGTGTAGGTGTAATTGGTGATCAGGATCAGACTGCTACCTTGCAGACTGTCCGGCCATACCGGGGCCGGGGTACCGGGCCGGTGATAAAGGTTGATCCGCACCTGGGTCAGGTCGCGTTCAGTCTCCAGCGTGTAGGGCGCCAGATCAGGCTTGTTGAGCAACCCCGGCCACAGATGCACGGCCCCGTCCTGCAATCCGACAAACACCCTGGCCGCAGGCAAAATCCGTAATTCATAGGGATAACCGGCCTGCTCAAGCAAACGTCGAACCAGGCTGACCGTGCGCCCGACCGGCTGGCCGTCCTGGTCTGGCTCAGCGTGCCCTGGGAATTTCATGAAAGCCACCTGCACCACGGGCTTGGCAGACTCCACAGCCCAGGCAGCCGGCACCACCAACATGAACATGCTAATCAGCAGGACGATGCGCATCCTGTACTCTCTTATTGTTTTGACCACTGCCCAGCTCCTGCCCCACTACCCGCCAGCTCCGCTGGCGCACATCATTGGTAGACCATGGTAGCTTAGCCAAAAAACCAGCGTCAAAACACTCTCACACAACTCTCCAGGGAAATACTGATTAAATCAGCTTCGGCCGAGGACCATAAAAAAACCCCCGCGGGAATGTTCCCAACGGGGGTTGATCGGCAAATTGTGCGATCAGTCGGTATATACCGGCAGACGGGCACAAATCGCCTTGACCTGCTCACGCACACGCTCGATCACTGACTCGTCACCCATGTTGTCGAGGATGTCGCAGATCCAGCCAGCCAGCTCGCGGCAGTCAGCCTCAACAAACCCACGAGTGGTAACCGCCGGGGTACCGATACGCAGGCCCGAGGTAACGAAGGGCGAACGCGGATCGTTCGGCACAGCGTTCTTGTTCACGGTAATGTGAGCGCGACCCAGCGCAGCGTCGGCATCCTTACCGGTGATGTCCTGCTTGATCAGCGACAGCAGGAACAGGTGGTTCTCGGTACCACCGGATACCACGTCAAAACCACGCTCGATGAACACCTGAGCCATAGCCTTGGCATTCTTCACCACCTGCTGCTGGTAGGTCTTGAATTCCGGCTGCAGTGCTTCCTTGAAGCAGATCGCCTTGGCCGCGATCACATGCTCCAGCGGGCCACCCTGGGCACCCGGGAAGACTGCAGAATTGAGCTTCTTCTCGATCTCTTCGTTCTTGCGCGCCAGGATCAGGCCGCCACGCGGACCACGCAGGGTCTTGTGGGTGGTGGTGGTGACCACATCGGCATAGGGTACCGGGTTCGGATAAACGCCGGCAGCAATCAGACCAGCCACGTGCGCCATATCGACGAACAGATAGGCACCGACCTTGTCGGCGATCTCGCGAAAGCGCGGGAAGTCCAGCACCTGAGAGTAAGCCGAGAAACCGGCCACGATCATCTTCGGCTTGTGCTCCAGCGCCAGGCGCTCGACTTCGTCGTAGTCGATCAGGCCATCATCATTGATGCCGTACTGGATGGCGTTGTAGAGCTTGCCGGAAGAGGACACGGAAGCACCGTGGGTCAGGTGACCGCCATGGGCCAGGCTCATGCCCAGGATAGTGTCGCCAGCCGACAGCAGAGCCAGATAAACGGCGGCGTTGGCCTGCGAACCGGCGTGCGGCTGAACGTTGGCATAGTCGGCACCAAACAGTTGCTTGGCCCGGTCAATGGCCAGTTGTTCGGCCACGTCAACATACTCGCAACCACCGTAGTAGCGCTTGCCCGGATAGCCTTCGGCGTACTTGTTGGTCAGTACCGAGCCCTGGGCCTGCATGACTGCCGGACTGGTGTAGTTCTCGGAAGCGATCAGTTCGATGTGCTCTTCCTGACGACGCTCTTCCTGCTGCATGGCAGCCCAGAGTTCGGCATCGAAGCTGGCGATATCGTTGGAACGGCTAAACATGTCACGGCCCCCTGTCAGGCGTTCGGGAATGAAAGGCGCGCATTTTACCCCAAGCCGCGGCCCCTGGCACATGAAAAGCGTTCAGCGGTACAACAAAATCCATTCACGCAGTGCCTGGTCAGCCCAAACAGCCCCTAGCCCCCTTCCTTCGCCTGACACAGGAAGTCGTCGTGCAGTACCTGGGCCGGAACCGGATGCCCGAGCAGATAGCCCTGCACCTCGTCACAACCAAAACCGCGCAGCAGTTGCAATTGCTCGTCGCTCTCCACCCCTTCGGCAACCACTCGCAGATGCAGGCTGCGGGCCATGGCGATGATGGCCTGGGACAAGCGCGCATCGCGACTGTCGGCGGCCATCGCCTGAATGAAACCTCGATCGATCTTCAGGGTATCAATGGGAAACTCCTTGAGGTAACTGAGCGAGGAGTAGCCGGTTCCAAAATCGTCCACCGCAATAGCCACTCCCAGCGCCTTCAAGCCGGCCAGTGCCTGCATGGTATCTTCGACGTCGCGCAACAACACGCTTTCGGTCAACTCCAGCTCAAGCACGGTCGGATCCAGTGCGTAGCGTTCCAGCACCGCCCGTACCTGACCAACCACCTGCCCGCTGGCGAACTGCTGAGCCGAGACATTGACTCCCAGCCGCGGCAAATGCAAACCAGCATCACGCCACTGCGCCCACTGCTGGCAGGCTCGATCCAGCACCCACTCGCCCAGACTACCAACCAGGCCGATTTCCTCGGCAATTGGCACGAAGACACTGGGTGGCACCGCACCCAAGCGCGGGTGCTGCCAGCGCAGCAGCACCTCGGCCCCGCTCAACTGCAAGCTGGCACAGTCGAACTGCGGTTGGAAATGCAGGTTCAGGCTATCCTCCTGCAGTGCTCGGCGCAGCTCAGCCTCCAGACTCAAACGCTCCAGCGCCTGAGAGTTCATCTCGTTCTGGTAGAACTGGAACGTCGCCTTGCCCGTGGATTTGGCGTGATACATGGCAGTATCGGCAAACTTGAGCAAGGCACTGGCCTCCTGAGCATCCTGCGGGCACAAGGCAATACCGATACTGGCGCTGATAAAGAACTCCCGCTCCTGCAGGACAAAGGCCGGAGCCAGACTGGCCAACACCTTCTCGGCCACATGCACACTGGCGGCCATCGCTGAATCCCGGTTCTTGAGACCGACCAGCAGCACGGTGAATTCGTCCCCACCCATCCGCGCCACGGTATCGCTGTCGCGCACACAGTCACACAGGCGCCTGGCCACCTCTCTGAGCAAGGCGTCGCCAGCCGCATGCCCGAGGGTGTCATTGATCGGCTTGAACCGATCCAGATCCAGAAACATCACCGCCAACCATTCGTTACGCCGCTGGGCCTGCTGCAATGCATTGCCCAACCGGTCCTGGAACAAGGTACGGTTCGGCAGTCCGGTCAACGCATCGTAATAGGCCAGACTTTCAATCCGGGCTTCATTGGCCTTGCGCTCGCTGATATCGACGAAGAAACACACATAGCTGACCAGATCACCTTCGTGATCATAGACTGCATTGATTCCGGCCCAGGAAGGAAAATCCTCGCCGCTCTTGCGTCGCTGCCACAGCTCACCCTCCCAGCGTCCTTGCTGGCGCAGGGTTCTGAGAATATCCGGGTAGAAGCTTTCACCATGCACCGGCGAGGAGAACAGTTGCGGGGTCTGGTCAATCACTTCATCAGCCAGATAGCCGGTGATCTGGCTGAAGTTCTCGTTGACCTGGACGATATAGCCGACCGGATCGGTAACCACAATCGCCCCAGTAGTGTTCTCGAACACGGTGGCCGCCAGGCGCAGGCGGTTTTCCGTACGGCGCTGTTCGCTGATGTCGCGGGCAATGCCCAGCAACCCAAGAAAACGCCCCTGCTGACTCCACATCAGCGAAACCCGCAACTCCACCGGACATTTGCTACCGTCAAGCTTTAAGCAATCGAAGCTGATCTGGCGCCGGAATCCCTGCTCACGCAGTTGCTGTGCTTGGTCAGCCTGATGCACCAGAGGACGCAACTCGTCGAGCAATGCGTCCATGAACTGGCGAA is a genomic window of Halopseudomonas phragmitis containing:
- a CDS encoding LysR family transcriptional regulator — its product is MESLNSIAFFVQAAETRSFSEAGRNLGVSSSAVGKSVSRLEERLGVRLFHRSTRSITLTAEGTLFLERCRRILCEVEAAELELAETQQAPRGRLRISLPLVGMLVMPALTAFMHRYPAIELDVDFSDRLVDVIEEGFDVVMRTGKPADSRLMSRPLGNYRLKLVASPDYLASHGTLEVPADLAHHACLQHKFPSTGKFEPWPLKRAEDASEWVLPASMVCNTSAALMDVAVAGLGIACLPDFMVRRAIERGELTPVLDAYIEHQGTFRLLWPSSKHLSPKLRVFIDFMVETLFAEKAVAQEESTELTTHH
- a CDS encoding substrate-binding periplasmic protein — its product is MRIVLLISMFMLVVPAAWAVESAKPVVQVAFMKFPGHAEPDQDGQPVGRTVSLVRRLLEQAGYPYELRILPAARVFVGLQDGAVHLWPGLLNKPDLAPYTLETERDLTQVRINLYHRPGTPAPVWPDSLQGSSLILITNYTYTDRLRRIMDDPGLNLTIHRSASHQGAISMLLLGRADYLLEYRSQVEPLLSDFALDELPHIAVDNQPMRLVLSRQTQFAEQLRKDLDRAYDELKAQGVELDPTRL
- the glyA gene encoding serine hydroxymethyltransferase translates to MFSRSNDIASFDAELWAAMQQEERRQEEHIELIASENYTSPAVMQAQGSVLTNKYAEGYPGKRYYGGCEYVDVAEQLAIDRAKQLFGADYANVQPHAGSQANAAVYLALLSAGDTILGMSLAHGGHLTHGASVSSSGKLYNAIQYGINDDGLIDYDEVERLALEHKPKMIVAGFSAYSQVLDFPRFREIADKVGAYLFVDMAHVAGLIAAGVYPNPVPYADVVTTTTHKTLRGPRGGLILARKNEEIEKKLNSAVFPGAQGGPLEHVIAAKAICFKEALQPEFKTYQQQVVKNAKAMAQVFIERGFDVVSGGTENHLFLLSLIKQDITGKDADAALGRAHITVNKNAVPNDPRSPFVTSGLRIGTPAVTTRGFVEADCRELAGWICDILDNMGDESVIERVREQVKAICARLPVYTD